A DNA window from Vibrio cidicii contains the following coding sequences:
- a CDS encoding S1-like domain-containing RNA-binding protein, giving the protein MIKVGQINNLEVIKRTEFGVFLDGDEYGSVMLPNRHAPQECQVGDKLDVFLYFDSDNHLAATTETPIAQVGEWGLMKVEGVNSTGAFVNWGIKEKDLLVPYSEQRGRLSAGQSILVYVYSDKASGRIVGTTKFNKLLDKTPANYSQNQEVELIIAERSQLGYKAIVNGAHWGMIFPSDVFGKLFIGKKLKGFVKGIREDGKIDLALQKVGVAKMDDLSEKVVQLLQKKDGFLALNDKSSPEEIFAAFRTSKGTFKKTIGGLYKSGVITIESDGIRLVK; this is encoded by the coding sequence ATGATTAAAGTTGGTCAAATTAACAACTTAGAAGTAATAAAACGCACCGAATTTGGTGTTTTCCTCGATGGGGATGAGTATGGCAGCGTGATGTTGCCTAATCGACATGCGCCGCAAGAGTGTCAAGTCGGCGACAAACTGGACGTGTTTCTCTATTTTGATTCTGATAATCACCTTGCTGCGACCACGGAGACGCCAATTGCTCAGGTGGGTGAGTGGGGCTTGATGAAAGTGGAAGGCGTGAATAGCACTGGCGCTTTTGTCAACTGGGGCATCAAAGAGAAAGATCTGCTGGTTCCTTACAGTGAACAGCGTGGCCGCTTAAGTGCAGGGCAAAGCATCTTGGTGTATGTCTATTCAGACAAAGCGTCTGGGCGCATTGTTGGTACGACGAAATTCAACAAGTTACTGGACAAAACACCCGCCAATTATTCACAAAACCAAGAGGTTGAACTGATCATTGCAGAGCGTAGCCAACTGGGGTACAAGGCGATCGTTAATGGTGCCCATTGGGGCATGATTTTCCCATCGGATGTGTTTGGAAAGCTGTTCATTGGAAAAAAGCTCAAAGGTTTTGTAAAAGGCATTCGTGAAGATGGCAAGATTGATCTCGCTTTGCAAAAAGTGGGCGTGGCCAAAATGGATGATTTGTCAGAGAAAGTGGTGCAACTGCTGCAGAAAAAAGACGGCTTTTTGGCCTTGAACGACAAGTCTTCGCCGGAAGAGATCTTCGCTGCGTTTCGCACCAGCAAAGGGACGTTTAAGAAAACCATTGGCGGCTTATACAAGAGCGGCGTGATTACGATCGAGTCCGATGGCATTCGTTTGGTGAAATAA
- a CDS encoding MlaD family protein, which produces MNTPTSSQNSYTPDVRKNRGISPLWILPILTMLLAGWLVAKAIHDAGQRVQIYFSDAQGLIAGRTTIRYQGLEVGMVRDINLSEDLSNIYVDADIYPEATKLLNQNTRFWLVKPTASLSGISGLDALVSGNYIAIQPGESSEAETVFHALEKAPTDLLANQGLTLKLKAKDLGGVSIGSKIFYKKIPIGEVYSYQLDEDGKSVTIHASINDEYRHIINDQSRFWNVSGIGASIGFEGVDVRLENMTALLGGAIAVDSPDDGGPVEENSEFRLYRDLKTAGRGISVTITLPDDHNVSPNGAPIMYRGIEVGQITDLSLSEGREVIVASAAIQPAFNDLLTSGSKFILEEAKVSLSGVENIGNLVRGNFLTLIPGDGERTRRFNAIRKTEYNQEQAKSIAIRLLSDNSFGLDVGANLLYKGIVVGSVIKVGLLDEGLGRKQHEVYFDVLIDNQYAHLIRSQNRFFVTGSASAELTESGLNISVPPAKQLLTGSISFVSEGKEKISPSYQLHQSRSLAELAKYNQSGSQTLTLFSAELPPISKGSPLLYRNLPVGSVSDFQLAEGGVTVEVSIENRYKHLISEQTVFWNRSGVEIEASLAGVAIKASPLKTLIQGGIAFDSIPGIENKIAEKWKLYPDQNEARTFGRIISLTTNGQQTVSKGMPIQYQGVKVGEVTLVVPDFKSGTVSASARIYPEYVSHIAVEGSHFWLAQPSLGIGGIDNFDALLAKYIHVLPGHGQAQYRFKLESDAPNSRGVVFTLQSEQRGSIKVGTPILYRQMEIGQVTSVELGEFADRVISTIKIDAQYAYLVRQNSVFWNASGVDVSIGLSGASIKAGTLDSVVRGGIAFATPQQKQLAPPAKSGQSFFLNDKPEEDWLNWRTPIPKPE; this is translated from the coding sequence ATGAACACACCTACTAGTTCACAAAATTCTTACACCCCTGACGTGCGTAAAAACCGCGGGATTTCTCCCCTGTGGATACTGCCAATCCTGACTATGTTATTGGCTGGCTGGCTTGTTGCCAAAGCGATTCATGATGCCGGTCAGCGTGTGCAGATCTATTTCTCCGATGCACAAGGACTCATTGCAGGTCGCACCACGATTCGTTATCAAGGTCTTGAAGTTGGCATGGTGCGAGATATTAATCTTTCTGAAGATCTTTCGAATATCTACGTCGATGCGGACATCTATCCAGAAGCGACCAAACTGCTCAATCAAAACACCCGGTTTTGGTTGGTTAAACCCACTGCAAGTCTTTCCGGCATTTCTGGGTTGGATGCTTTGGTCTCCGGCAACTACATTGCGATCCAACCGGGTGAATCCAGTGAAGCAGAAACTGTTTTTCACGCGTTAGAGAAAGCGCCAACCGACCTTTTGGCCAATCAAGGTTTAACTCTGAAACTCAAAGCCAAAGATCTGGGTGGCGTCTCAATCGGTTCTAAGATTTTCTATAAAAAGATACCGATCGGTGAAGTGTACAGCTATCAATTGGATGAAGATGGCAAGTCGGTTACCATCCACGCCAGCATTAACGATGAGTATCGACACATCATTAACGACCAAAGCCGCTTTTGGAACGTTAGTGGTATTGGAGCCAGCATCGGTTTTGAAGGTGTGGATGTGCGCTTGGAAAATATGACCGCTTTGCTCGGCGGTGCGATTGCGGTCGATTCCCCCGACGATGGTGGACCGGTGGAGGAGAATAGCGAATTTCGTCTTTACCGCGATCTGAAAACCGCTGGTCGAGGCATTTCTGTCACCATTACGTTACCGGACGACCATAATGTGAGTCCAAACGGTGCGCCGATTATGTATCGCGGGATTGAAGTCGGACAAATCACCGACCTATCGCTTTCAGAAGGGCGCGAGGTGATTGTCGCATCTGCGGCGATTCAACCTGCGTTCAACGATCTGCTCACCAGTGGCAGTAAGTTTATCCTTGAAGAGGCAAAAGTCTCGCTCTCAGGCGTTGAGAACATTGGCAACTTAGTGCGCGGCAATTTTCTCACGTTGATACCCGGCGATGGAGAACGAACTCGCCGTTTTAATGCCATCCGTAAAACCGAATACAATCAAGAGCAAGCTAAGTCGATTGCCATCCGCCTGTTATCAGACAACTCGTTTGGCTTAGATGTCGGTGCGAATCTGCTCTACAAAGGGATTGTTGTCGGTTCGGTGATCAAAGTTGGGCTGCTTGACGAAGGCTTAGGGCGTAAGCAGCATGAAGTTTACTTTGACGTACTGATTGACAACCAATATGCCCATTTGATTCGCTCGCAAAACCGCTTTTTTGTCACTGGAAGTGCCAGTGCGGAGCTGACTGAATCAGGCTTGAATATTTCCGTTCCACCCGCAAAGCAACTTTTAACTGGGTCGATAAGCTTTGTGAGCGAGGGTAAGGAGAAAATTAGCCCTTCGTATCAATTACATCAGAGCCGCTCACTGGCCGAGCTGGCAAAGTACAATCAGAGTGGCTCTCAAACTCTGACGCTGTTTTCTGCTGAGTTGCCGCCAATTTCCAAAGGGAGCCCCCTGCTCTATCGCAATCTGCCCGTCGGAAGCGTCTCTGACTTTCAGCTTGCTGAAGGCGGTGTAACGGTCGAGGTCAGCATTGAAAATCGCTACAAACATTTGATTTCCGAGCAAACCGTATTTTGGAATCGCTCTGGAGTAGAAATCGAAGCCAGCCTTGCTGGTGTTGCAATCAAAGCCTCTCCCTTAAAAACCTTAATTCAAGGCGGGATCGCTTTCGATTCTATTCCCGGCATAGAAAACAAAATTGCCGAGAAGTGGAAACTCTACCCAGATCAAAATGAAGCTCGCACATTCGGCCGTATCATTTCGCTCACCACAAATGGGCAACAAACCGTCAGCAAAGGCATGCCCATTCAATACCAAGGTGTCAAAGTGGGTGAAGTTACTCTTGTGGTGCCCGATTTTAAAAGCGGCACGGTGAGCGCCTCAGCCCGGATCTACCCTGAGTATGTCAGCCATATTGCGGTTGAAGGCAGCCATTTCTGGCTAGCCCAGCCGTCCTTAGGTATTGGTGGCATAGATAATTTTGATGCACTGCTGGCGAAATACATCCATGTCCTGCCAGGCCATGGTCAAGCTCAATACCGTTTCAAGCTAGAAAGCGATGCCCCCAACTCTCGCGGAGTCGTTTTCACCTTACAAAGTGAACAACGCGGATCGATAAAAGTCGGCACGCCAATCCTCTACCGCCAGATGGAAATCGGCCAAGTGACCTCCGTTGAGCTTGGAGAGTTTGCCGATCGCGTGATTTCTACCATCAAGATTGATGCGCAATACGCGTATTTGGTGCGACAAAACAGCGTCTTCTGGAATGCATCCGGAGTCGATGTGTCGATTGGCTTGTCTGGGGCTAGCATTAAGGCAGGAACGCTAGACAGCGTCGTGCGTGGTGGTATCGCATTTGCCACCCCACAACAAAAGCAGCTCGCGCCCCCAGCAAAAAGTGGCCAGTCATTTTTCCTCAATGACAAACCAGAAGAAGATTGGCTCAATTGGCGAACGCCGATACCTAAACCTGAATAA
- a CDS encoding ABC transporter ATP-binding protein: MISSTDTISRSWLITQVKKHKSKLLFANFIAIIATLLSVPIPLLMPLMVDEVLMDQPGKGLELMNGVLPHAWQTPTGYIFFTLFLVVLMRALSQAFNILQSRQFTLVSKTITYLMRAKMIDKLGRISIRQYETRGSGGINAHLITDIETIDQFIGSTLAKFVISLLTVIGTAVVLLWLEWRLGLFILLVNPIVIYFSRKLGSKVKHLKRHENQAFEQFQSRLVETLDGIYQLRAANKEREFLQELKQQADQVRINADKYAWQSEAAGRVSFLLFLIGFELFRAVAMLMVLFSDLTIGQIFAVFGYLWFMLTPVQELLSIQFSWYSAKAALTRINALLELEEEHRPISKVNPFLNEGEVEVKVEQVNFAYNSDNQVLNNLSLTIPAGKKVALVGASGGGKSTLIQLFIGVYQASSGRILYNGETTDDIGFEIIRDQIAVVLQQPILFNDSLRHNLTLGGAYEENALWHALEVAQLQDVITQLTDGLETQVGRNGIRLSGGQRQRLAIARMVLSNPKFVILDEATSALDTATEAALHKALNEFLRGRTTLIVAHRLSAVKQADIIYVLEDGQVTQSGTHLELVEQDGLYQTLYGSVQSHA; this comes from the coding sequence ATGATTTCCTCAACTGACACTATTAGCCGTTCCTGGTTGATAACACAAGTAAAAAAACATAAGTCAAAGCTTCTGTTTGCCAATTTCATTGCTATCATCGCCACTTTACTCAGCGTGCCTATTCCTCTCTTGATGCCGTTAATGGTCGATGAAGTACTCATGGACCAACCCGGTAAAGGTTTAGAGTTAATGAATGGGGTTTTACCTCATGCATGGCAAACTCCGACTGGCTATATCTTCTTTACCCTGTTTTTGGTCGTGTTGATGCGCGCATTGAGCCAAGCATTCAACATTCTTCAAAGCCGTCAATTTACTCTGGTTTCGAAAACCATCACCTACCTGATGCGGGCCAAAATGATCGACAAGCTTGGTAGGATCAGCATTCGACAGTACGAGACAAGAGGCAGCGGCGGAATCAATGCCCACTTGATCACTGACATCGAAACCATCGACCAGTTCATCGGCAGCACACTCGCAAAATTTGTCATCAGCCTGCTAACGGTCATCGGCACAGCGGTCGTCTTGCTGTGGTTGGAATGGCGGCTAGGCCTGTTTATTCTGCTGGTGAATCCGATCGTTATCTACTTCTCCCGCAAGCTTGGCAGCAAGGTCAAGCATCTTAAGCGGCATGAGAACCAAGCGTTCGAACAGTTTCAAAGCCGCTTAGTGGAAACTCTCGATGGCATTTACCAGTTACGAGCGGCCAACAAAGAACGTGAATTTTTGCAAGAGTTGAAACAGCAAGCCGATCAGGTGCGCATCAATGCCGACAAGTACGCCTGGCAGTCGGAAGCCGCTGGACGTGTCTCCTTTTTGCTGTTTTTGATCGGTTTCGAACTCTTTCGCGCCGTTGCTATGTTGATGGTGCTGTTTAGCGATTTAACCATTGGCCAGATTTTTGCCGTGTTTGGCTATCTGTGGTTTATGTTGACCCCCGTACAAGAATTGCTCAGCATTCAGTTTTCTTGGTATAGCGCCAAGGCGGCCCTGACCCGTATCAACGCTCTCCTTGAACTGGAAGAAGAACATAGGCCGATTTCGAAAGTAAATCCTTTCTTAAACGAAGGCGAAGTGGAAGTAAAAGTAGAGCAGGTAAATTTTGCTTACAATAGCGATAATCAGGTGCTCAACAATCTGTCTTTAACTATTCCCGCTGGAAAAAAAGTCGCTTTAGTCGGCGCAAGTGGCGGCGGAAAATCAACCTTGATCCAACTTTTTATTGGGGTCTACCAAGCCAGTAGTGGTCGGATTCTGTACAACGGAGAAACCACGGACGACATTGGATTTGAGATTATCCGCGATCAGATAGCTGTTGTTTTACAACAACCTATACTATTTAATGACAGCTTACGGCATAATCTCACCTTAGGTGGTGCTTACGAAGAGAATGCACTGTGGCATGCACTCGAAGTTGCTCAGCTACAAGATGTCATCACCCAGCTTACTGACGGACTTGAAACACAAGTTGGACGCAACGGTATTCGATTGTCCGGCGGACAACGCCAGCGCCTAGCCATTGCACGCATGGTGCTGAGCAATCCTAAGTTTGTTATTCTGGACGAGGCGACCTCTGCGCTCGATACCGCAACGGAAGCTGCGCTGCACAAAGCGTTGAATGAATTTCTTCGAGGACGTACCACACTGATTGTTGCCCATCGGCTATCAGCAGTGAAACAGGCGGATATCATCTATGTTTTGGAAGATGGACAGGTTACGCAATCAGGTACCCATTTGGAGCTGGTTGAACAAGACGGGTTATATCAAACACTCTATGGAAGTGTGCAATCTCACGCCTGA
- the proQ gene encoding RNA chaperone ProQ has protein sequence MTEKLKNSKEVIAYIAECFPNCFTLEGEAKPLKIGIFQDLADRLSDDEKVSKTQLRAALRQYTSSWRYLHGVKAGATRVDLDGNACGVLEEEHVEHAKATLAESKAKVQARRKEQAQKAREESKADKPKAKKAPQQRRNNKPQAQKPAEKPVETRALNADEYIVGKSVNVNMGKGNMAATIVEINKDDVRVQLANGLQMVVKAEHLRA, from the coding sequence ATGACTGAAAAGTTAAAAAACAGCAAAGAAGTTATTGCATATATTGCTGAATGTTTCCCTAATTGCTTTACTCTAGAAGGTGAAGCAAAGCCACTTAAAATCGGTATTTTTCAAGATCTTGCGGATCGTCTGAGCGACGATGAGAAAGTGAGCAAAACTCAGCTTCGTGCAGCGTTAAGACAGTACACTTCATCTTGGCGCTATTTACATGGCGTTAAAGCGGGCGCAACACGTGTTGACCTAGATGGTAATGCCTGTGGTGTTCTGGAAGAAGAACATGTAGAGCACGCAAAAGCTACTCTGGCTGAAAGCAAAGCGAAAGTTCAAGCTCGTCGCAAAGAACAAGCGCAAAAAGCTCGTGAAGAAAGCAAGGCTGATAAGCCTAAGGCAAAAAAAGCACCACAACAACGTCGTAACAACAAGCCACAAGCTCAGAAACCAGCAGAAAAGCCGGTTGAAACGCGTGCGCTGAATGCAGATGAATATATTGTCGGCAAGTCAGTCAACGTCAATATGGGCAAGGGCAATATGGCTGCGACAATCGTAGAAATCAACAAGGATGATGTGCGTGTTCAACTAGCTAACGGCCTACAAATGGTTGTCAAAGCGGAGCACTTGCGCGCATAA
- the prc gene encoding carboxy terminal-processing peptidase, producing the protein MKCRSKLTLIAAGLWLAASAQALEAKLSLKDLPVLAPEIQHETASKRVTSRFTRSHYKHFNLNDDFSKAIFTRYIELLDYNKNIFTQADIDAFSTWSTQLDDQLKAGDNQIAFDVYNLSMKKRFERFSFALKLLDKEITFDSDDFIELDRAKSAWPKDKAELDELWRKRVKYDALNLKLTGKEWPEIKDVLEKRYNNAMKRITQTRNEDAFQLYMNAFAREVDPHTSYLSPRNAEQFQSEMNLSLEGIGAVLQMTDDYTVIRSLVAGGPASKSKQLGEGDRIIGVGQDGKEIVDIIGWRLDDVVQLIKGPKGTKVNLQVLPDGKDAKSYVVTIVRDKIRLEDRAVKAKTIEKDGKKIGVLEVPSFYVGLSKDTDKLLTDLKSQGVDGIIVDLRNNGGGALTEATALTGLFIEKGPVVQVRDSYGRVKVNADTDGEISYAGPMTVLVNRYSASASEIFAAALQDYGRAIILGENSFGKGTVQQHRSLNHIYDLFDKELGYVQYTIQKFYRIDGGSTQNKGVVPDIAYPTAVDPEETGESVEDNALPWDRIEKADYTVLQRNAELVNELKLKHDARIANQLEFKFIAEDIAKYKAEKDDNKLSLNEKVRKQESESAEKTRLDRINQRQLLEGKKPFDNLDDVPKDYEYPDAYLDESVSIMVDMLKIAKS; encoded by the coding sequence ATGAAATGCCGTTCAAAATTGACCCTGATCGCTGCCGGCCTTTGGCTGGCAGCATCAGCTCAGGCTCTTGAAGCCAAATTATCTCTCAAAGATCTTCCCGTTCTTGCTCCTGAAATTCAGCATGAAACCGCGAGCAAGCGAGTGACTTCCCGATTCACCCGCTCTCACTATAAACATTTCAATCTGAACGATGACTTCTCTAAAGCGATTTTTACGCGCTATATTGAGTTGCTCGATTACAACAAGAACATTTTCACACAAGCCGATATCGATGCTTTCTCCACTTGGTCAACCCAGCTTGATGATCAGCTTAAAGCTGGCGACAATCAGATAGCCTTTGACGTCTACAACTTGTCCATGAAGAAGCGTTTTGAGCGTTTCTCATTTGCCCTCAAGCTGTTAGATAAGGAAATTACATTTGATAGCGATGACTTTATTGAACTGGATCGAGCAAAGTCTGCTTGGCCAAAAGATAAAGCGGAACTCGATGAGCTTTGGCGCAAACGCGTTAAATACGATGCGCTTAACCTGAAATTAACGGGTAAAGAGTGGCCAGAGATCAAAGACGTTTTGGAAAAACGTTATAACAACGCGATGAAGCGCATCACGCAGACGCGTAACGAAGACGCTTTCCAGTTGTACATGAATGCGTTTGCTCGTGAAGTCGATCCGCATACCAGCTATTTGTCACCGCGTAACGCAGAACAATTCCAATCAGAAATGAATCTGTCACTGGAAGGGATCGGTGCCGTACTGCAAATGACCGACGATTATACGGTCATTCGTTCATTGGTGGCTGGTGGGCCTGCATCAAAGAGTAAACAGCTTGGTGAAGGTGACCGAATCATCGGTGTTGGCCAGGATGGCAAAGAGATTGTCGATATCATTGGCTGGCGTCTCGATGACGTTGTGCAGTTGATCAAAGGTCCGAAAGGAACGAAAGTGAATCTGCAAGTTTTGCCTGATGGTAAAGATGCTAAGAGTTACGTGGTCACAATTGTTCGAGATAAGATTCGCCTTGAAGACAGAGCGGTAAAAGCAAAGACAATTGAAAAAGACGGCAAAAAAATCGGTGTTCTGGAAGTGCCGAGTTTTTATGTTGGTCTGTCTAAAGATACCGATAAGCTGTTAACTGACCTTAAGTCTCAAGGCGTCGACGGCATCATTGTTGATTTGCGAAACAACGGTGGTGGAGCGCTTACAGAGGCGACGGCATTGACTGGTCTTTTCATTGAGAAAGGTCCTGTTGTGCAAGTTCGTGACAGCTACGGACGAGTGAAAGTTAATGCCGATACCGACGGAGAAATCAGCTATGCGGGTCCAATGACGGTATTAGTCAATCGCTACAGTGCATCCGCATCGGAAATTTTTGCGGCTGCGTTACAAGATTACGGTAGAGCCATTATTCTGGGTGAGAACTCGTTTGGCAAAGGCACGGTACAACAACATCGTTCTTTGAATCATATTTATGATTTATTCGATAAAGAGCTCGGCTATGTTCAGTATACGATCCAAAAGTTCTATCGTATTGACGGCGGGAGTACGCAAAATAAAGGAGTTGTGCCAGATATCGCCTATCCAACCGCGGTTGATCCGGAAGAGACAGGCGAGAGCGTTGAAGACAATGCGTTGCCTTGGGACCGCATTGAAAAAGCAGATTATACGGTGTTACAGCGTAATGCTGAATTGGTCAACGAATTAAAGTTAAAGCACGATGCGAGAATTGCCAACCAGCTAGAGTTTAAGTTCATCGCTGAAGATATTGCCAAGTACAAAGCGGAAAAAGATGACAACAAGTTGTCCTTAAACGAAAAAGTGCGTAAGCAAGAATCTGAAAGTGCTGAAAAAACTCGACTTGATCGCATTAATCAGCGTCAGCTTCTCGAAGGGAAAAAGCCTTTTGACAATCTTGATGATGTGCCAAAAGACTACGAATATCCCGATGCTTACTTAGATGAATCGGTCTCGATTATGGTCGACATGCTTAAGATAGCCAAATCTTAA
- a CDS encoding DUF2835 domain-containing protein, whose translation MNQYYFSLNISYQTFLAHYSGAASSVQVVTDNGLRIQLPATRFRPFLSQLGLRGRFRLTTDQNNKFIKLETL comes from the coding sequence ATGAATCAATATTACTTCAGCTTAAATATCAGCTATCAGACCTTCCTCGCACACTATTCGGGTGCGGCGAGCTCGGTGCAAGTTGTCACAGACAATGGGCTTAGGATACAACTCCCGGCAACGCGTTTTAGGCCGTTTCTTAGCCAATTGGGGCTTAGAGGTCGGTTCAGACTAACAACTGACCAAAATAATAAGTTTATAAAGTTAGAAACTCTGTAA